In Gemmatimonadaceae bacterium, the following are encoded in one genomic region:
- a CDS encoding GPW/gp25 family protein has product MTGPTRFDRFAQQVGRDLRLDFAQHGGFHEDADLGAGRSGSRAFDTDVALVEGLPAFEQAVAMRLKTRRGELAALGHPDYGSRHHELMGEPNTQRTRDLIKLYVLQALRDEPRIRRVQSCEVAAEHAPPRESVRITLVVEVIDSPVPLNLVIPFSLGVSP; this is encoded by the coding sequence ATGACCGGACCCACGCGGTTCGACCGATTCGCGCAACAGGTGGGGCGCGACCTGCGCCTCGATTTCGCGCAGCATGGCGGCTTCCATGAGGACGCCGACCTCGGCGCCGGCCGTTCGGGCTCGCGCGCCTTTGACACCGATGTCGCGCTCGTCGAGGGGCTCCCCGCGTTCGAGCAGGCGGTTGCCATGCGCCTCAAGACGCGGCGCGGCGAGCTGGCCGCGTTAGGCCACCCGGACTACGGGTCGCGCCACCACGAACTCATGGGTGAGCCCAACACGCAGCGCACGCGCGACCTCATCAAGCTCTACGTCCTCCAGGCGCTGCGCGACGAGCCGCGCATCCGCCGGGTGCAATCGTGCGAGGTGGCTGCGGAGCACGCCCCGCCACGCGAATCGGTGCGCATTACCCTCGTCGTCGAGGTCATCGACTCGCCGGTCCCGCTCAACCTCGTGATTCCATTCTCGCTGGGAGTCTCCCCGTGA